From a single Chloroflexia bacterium SDU3-3 genomic region:
- a CDS encoding DUF305 domain-containing protein: protein MTKSILGLTCLLALGLISACGQAATAPTPTAAPAASAAPAASATPAATPTADSHAAMGDMDMTAMPEMAAAPYDAQFIDSMIEHHQGAIAMANEALKSAEHEEIKTMAQAIISAQQEEIGKMQAWRTEWYPELASTGGMGMSMGDMQVENDASVPFDQRFIIAMIAHHQGAIAMAKDAQQRAEHAEIKSLADAIVAAQEGEITQMQGWQKAWYGK from the coding sequence ATGACGAAAAGCATTTTAGGTCTTACCTGTTTACTAGCTCTTGGCCTGATCAGCGCCTGTGGGCAGGCTGCCACCGCACCGACGCCAACCGCAGCGCCAGCAGCCAGCGCAGCACCAGCAGCCAGCGCAACACCAGCAGCCACACCAACAGCCGATAGCCACGCCGCAATGGGCGATATGGATATGACCGCGATGCCGGAGATGGCTGCCGCCCCATACGACGCGCAGTTTATCGATAGCATGATCGAGCACCACCAGGGCGCGATCGCCATGGCCAACGAGGCCCTGAAGAGCGCTGAGCACGAGGAGATCAAGACGATGGCGCAGGCCATCATCTCGGCGCAGCAGGAGGAGATCGGCAAAATGCAGGCGTGGCGCACGGAATGGTACCCCGAGCTGGCCAGCACCGGCGGCATGGGTATGTCGATGGGCGATATGCAGGTGGAAAATGATGCGAGCGTGCCGTTCGACCAGCGCTTTATCATCGCGATGATCGCCCACCACCAGGGCGCGATCGCCATGGCCAAGGACGCCCAGCAGCGCGCCGAGCACGCCGAGATCAAGAGCCTTGCCGATGCGATTGTGGCAGCCCAGGAGGGCGAGATCACGCAGATGCAGGGCTGGCAGAAGGCCTGGTACGGCAAGTAG
- a CDS encoding heavy-metal-associated domain-containing protein, with protein MEHTMIHTFAVNDMSCKGCAAKITKSVTALAGVTNVVAEIPTKLVHVTAGEGVTPTQISEAIGAAGYHAEAPAAKKASDCGCGN; from the coding sequence ATGGAGCACACAATGATCCACACATTTGCCGTAAACGATATGAGCTGCAAGGGCTGCGCTGCCAAGATCACCAAGTCGGTAACGGCGCTGGCGGGCGTGACCAACGTGGTGGCCGAGATCCCCACCAAGCTGGTGCACGTGACCGCTGGCGAGGGCGTGACCCCCACGCAGATCAGCGAGGCGATTGGGGCGGCAGGCTACCACGCCGAGGCCCCGGCGGCCAAGAAGGCCAGCGACTGCGGCTGCGGCAACTAG
- a CDS encoding four-helix bundle copper-binding protein, translated as MSHATEHQMEMDVSMQECITHCLNCHSACTQTSIHCLSMGGKHAAPEHIRLLQDCAQACATSADFMLRMSPFHPSFCQACADVCTACADDCTRLADGDQMMMACAQVCRSCAESCAQMAAMA; from the coding sequence ATGTCACATGCAACTGAGCACCAGATGGAGATGGATGTCTCGATGCAGGAATGCATCACCCACTGTCTGAACTGCCACAGCGCCTGCACCCAGACAAGCATCCACTGCCTCAGCATGGGCGGCAAGCACGCCGCGCCGGAGCACATCCGCCTGCTGCAGGATTGCGCCCAGGCCTGCGCCACGAGCGCCGACTTTATGCTGCGCATGTCGCCCTTCCACCCCTCCTTCTGCCAGGCCTGCGCCGATGTGTGCACAGCCTGCGCCGACGACTGCACCCGCCTAGCCGACGGCGACCAGATGATGATGGCCTGCGCCCAGGTGTGCCGCTCGTGCGCGGAGTCATGCGCGCAGATGGCGGCGATGGCATAG